In the genome of Streptomyces sp. NBC_00190, one region contains:
- the ftsH gene encoding ATP-dependent zinc metalloprotease FtsH, with translation MPSPSPVPPRDRADTPWRSEGAPPAPAPKKRMPGGWRWLILAALIVYLITNLVLSFFNEGDEPTISYTEFSKQVANGNVSKIYSKGDAIQGELKTKQPLPEGDKGDYTKFVSQRPAFADDNLWAELTKQNVTVTASPVVLQRSFLANLLLSLAPMLLLVALWIFFSRRMSARMGGMGALGRKAPPKPVELVEGATRTTFEDVAGIDEVAGELNDVVDFLKNPQDYRRMGARMPGGVLLSGPPGTGKTLLARAVAGEAGVPFFSASASEFIEMIVGVGASRVRELFAEARKVAPAIIFIDEIDTIGRVRGGGATMGGHDEREQTLNQILTEMDGFSGSEGVVVLAATNRADVLDPALTRPGRFDRTVVVSPPDRGGREAILRIHTRDIPLAASVDLAQVARTTPGMTGAELANLANEAALLAVKRRQDQVTQSDLSDALEKVQLGAERSLVMPLEERRRTAYHESGHALLGMLQPGADPVRKITIVPRGRALGVTLSTPDADRYAYTEEYLRGRIIGALGGMAAEHIVYDVITTGAENDLEQVTNIVRGMVGRWGMSERVGKLTAIPTDGQGPYGLSAAPATLDVVDHEMRRIVDECYEEACRLLREHRLKLDALAEALLAAETLDEAAAYAAAGIPRLTKGHGAD, from the coding sequence GTGCCCAGCCCCAGCCCCGTACCGCCGCGCGACCGGGCCGACACGCCCTGGCGCTCGGAGGGCGCACCGCCCGCCCCCGCGCCGAAGAAGAGGATGCCGGGCGGCTGGCGGTGGCTGATCCTCGCCGCCCTGATCGTCTACCTGATCACCAACCTGGTGCTGTCCTTCTTCAACGAGGGCGACGAGCCGACGATCTCGTACACCGAATTCAGCAAGCAGGTCGCGAACGGAAACGTCTCGAAGATCTACTCCAAGGGCGACGCCATCCAGGGAGAGCTGAAGACCAAGCAGCCGCTGCCCGAGGGGGACAAGGGCGACTACACCAAGTTCGTCAGCCAGCGGCCGGCCTTCGCCGATGACAACCTGTGGGCCGAGCTCACCAAGCAGAACGTGACCGTGACGGCCTCTCCGGTCGTCCTGCAGCGCAGTTTCCTGGCCAACCTGCTGCTTTCCCTCGCCCCCATGCTGCTGCTGGTCGCGCTGTGGATCTTCTTCTCCCGCCGCATGAGCGCCCGGATGGGCGGCATGGGCGCGCTGGGCCGCAAGGCCCCGCCCAAGCCGGTGGAGCTGGTGGAGGGCGCCACGCGCACCACCTTCGAGGACGTGGCCGGCATCGACGAGGTCGCGGGGGAGCTGAACGACGTCGTCGACTTCCTCAAGAACCCGCAGGACTACCGGAGGATGGGCGCCAGGATGCCGGGCGGGGTCCTGCTGTCCGGACCGCCCGGCACCGGCAAGACCCTGCTGGCACGGGCGGTCGCGGGCGAGGCCGGGGTCCCGTTCTTCTCCGCCTCCGCCTCCGAGTTCATCGAGATGATCGTCGGCGTGGGAGCCTCCCGGGTCCGCGAACTGTTCGCGGAGGCGCGCAAAGTGGCCCCCGCGATCATCTTCATCGACGAGATCGACACCATCGGCCGCGTACGGGGCGGCGGTGCGACGATGGGCGGCCACGACGAGCGCGAGCAGACCCTGAACCAGATCCTCACCGAGATGGACGGCTTCTCGGGTTCGGAGGGCGTGGTCGTCCTGGCCGCCACCAACCGGGCGGACGTCCTGGACCCCGCGCTGACCCGCCCGGGCCGCTTCGACCGCACGGTGGTCGTCTCCCCGCCCGACCGGGGCGGCCGCGAGGCCATCCTGCGCATCCACACGCGGGACATCCCGCTCGCCGCGAGCGTCGACCTGGCCCAGGTGGCCCGTACCACCCCCGGAATGACCGGCGCCGAACTGGCCAACCTGGCCAACGAGGCCGCGCTGCTGGCCGTCAAACGCCGCCAGGACCAGGTCACCCAGTCCGATCTCTCCGACGCCCTGGAGAAGGTCCAGCTCGGCGCGGAACGGTCCCTGGTCATGCCGCTGGAGGAGCGCCGCCGTACGGCCTACCACGAGAGCGGCCACGCCCTGCTGGGCATGCTCCAGCCCGGCGCCGACCCGGTGCGCAAGATCACCATCGTCCCCCGGGGCCGCGCGCTCGGCGTCACCCTCTCGACCCCGGACGCGGACCGGTACGCGTACACCGAGGAGTACCTCCGCGGCCGCATCATCGGCGCGCTGGGCGGCATGGCGGCCGAGCACATCGTCTACGACGTGATCACCACGGGCGCGGAGAACGACCTCGAACAGGTCACCAACATCGTCCGCGGCATGGTCGGCCGCTGGGGCATGAGCGAGCGCGTCGGCAAGCTCACCGCCATCCCCACCGACGGCCAGGGCCCGTACGGCCTGTCCGCGGCCCCCGCCACCCTCGACGTGGTCGACCACGAGATGCGGCGGATCGTGGACGAGTGCTACGAGGAGGCCTGCCGGCTGCTGCGCGAGCACCGGCTGAAGCTCGACGCCCTGGCCGAGGCCCTGCTCGCCGCCGAGACCCTGGACGAAGCGGCCGCCTACGCCGCCGCCGGGATCCCGCGCCTGACGAAGGGCCACGGCGCGGACTGA
- a CDS encoding SAM-dependent methyltransferase, whose translation MPTATLVARDWAEIQERMLVPLYEAVYDRLEIGPGDRLLDLGCGAGLPLLLAAGRGAVATGVEADPALRALARERLLEVLAAPPEPSAAPRPYDALLAFSPAPAALARALPAVRRGGAVVLADWGPAERCTVPAVLGGGPAPRDLDALVERAGLRPDGSGRVFCPFGYADVDSAVRGLLSTGLFDGAADPALAEKELAEALHPFERSDGAVWLPNIFRYVIARVV comes from the coding sequence ATGCCGACCGCGACACTCGTCGCCCGGGACTGGGCGGAGATCCAGGAACGGATGCTGGTACCGCTGTACGAGGCGGTCTACGACCGGCTGGAGATCGGGCCGGGGGACCGGCTGCTGGACCTCGGCTGCGGGGCCGGGCTGCCCCTGCTGCTCGCTGCCGGGCGGGGAGCCGTGGCCACGGGGGTGGAGGCGGATCCGGCACTGCGGGCGCTGGCCCGTGAGCGGCTGCTGGAGGTGCTCGCGGCTCCCCCGGAGCCGTCGGCGGCGCCGCGCCCGTACGACGCCCTGCTGGCCTTCTCGCCGGCCCCGGCGGCGCTGGCCCGGGCGCTGCCCGCGGTCCGGCGCGGCGGGGCAGTGGTGCTGGCCGACTGGGGTCCGGCGGAACGGTGCACGGTGCCGGCGGTCCTGGGCGGCGGGCCCGCGCCCCGGGACCTGGACGCGCTCGTGGAGCGGGCCGGGCTGCGGCCGGACGGGTCGGGTCGGGTGTTCTGCCCCTTCGGGTACGCGGATGTGGACAGCGCCGTGCGCGGGCTGCTGTCGACGGGGCTCTTCGACGGCGCGGCCGATCCCGCGCTCGCGGAGAAGGAGCTCGCCGAGGCCCTTCACCCGTTCGAGCGATCCGACGGAGCGGTGTGGCTGCCGAACATCTTCCGGTACGTGATCGCCCGGGTGGTGTGA
- the proS gene encoding proline--tRNA ligase produces MAKAPVLTPQAEDFPRWYQDLINKAELADNGPVRGTMVIRPYGYGLWERMQQEMDARIKDAGAQNAYFPLFIPQSYLTKEAEHVEGFAPELAVVTHGGGKELEEPVVVRPTSETIINDYFSKWVQSYRDLPLLINQWANVVRWEMRPRVFLRTSEFLWQEGHTAHATYEDARDYAARIHTDVYGDFMTNVLGIDVVLGRKTAKERFAGAINTLTLEGMMGDGKALQLGTSHELGTNFAKAFNTQYLSKEGKQELVWQTSWGVSTRMVGGLIMSHGDDNGLRVPPRLAHVQVVVMAIKGDEAVAKVRELGAQLKAAGIRVQVDDRVDTPFGRRAVDWELKGVPVRIEIGPRDLEAGTAMLARRIPGGKTPVQIDALADLLPKVLDEDQAQLLRESRERREARTSDVSTIEEAAEAAIAGGWARIPWADLGPEGEAKLAEQAVSVRCLIAADGSVPEADDAPGTLAIVARSY; encoded by the coding sequence ATGGCAAAGGCACCCGTTCTCACCCCGCAGGCGGAGGATTTCCCCCGCTGGTACCAGGATCTGATCAACAAGGCCGAGCTGGCCGACAACGGTCCGGTCCGCGGCACCATGGTCATCCGACCGTACGGCTACGGCCTGTGGGAGCGGATGCAGCAGGAGATGGACGCGCGCATCAAGGACGCGGGCGCCCAGAACGCGTACTTCCCGCTGTTCATCCCGCAGTCGTACCTGACGAAGGAAGCCGAGCACGTCGAGGGCTTCGCCCCCGAGCTCGCGGTCGTCACGCACGGCGGCGGCAAGGAGCTGGAAGAGCCGGTCGTCGTCCGGCCCACCTCCGAGACGATCATCAACGACTACTTCTCCAAGTGGGTCCAGAGCTACCGCGACCTGCCCCTGCTGATCAACCAGTGGGCCAACGTGGTCCGCTGGGAGATGCGCCCGCGCGTCTTCCTCCGCACGAGCGAGTTCCTGTGGCAGGAGGGCCACACGGCCCACGCCACCTACGAGGACGCCCGTGACTACGCCGCCCGCATCCACACGGACGTGTACGGCGACTTCATGACGAACGTGCTCGGCATCGACGTCGTGCTCGGCCGCAAGACCGCCAAGGAGCGCTTCGCCGGCGCCATCAACACCCTCACGCTCGAAGGCATGATGGGCGACGGCAAGGCCCTGCAGCTGGGCACGAGCCACGAGCTGGGCACCAACTTCGCCAAGGCCTTCAACACGCAGTACCTGTCGAAGGAAGGCAAGCAGGAGCTCGTCTGGCAGACCTCGTGGGGCGTCTCGACCCGCATGGTCGGCGGCCTGATCATGTCCCACGGCGACGACAACGGCCTGCGGGTCCCGCCGCGCCTGGCCCACGTCCAGGTCGTCGTCATGGCGATCAAGGGCGACGAGGCCGTGGCCAAGGTCCGCGAGCTGGGCGCCCAGCTGAAGGCCGCCGGCATCCGGGTGCAGGTCGACGACCGCGTCGACACCCCCTTCGGCCGCCGCGCCGTGGACTGGGAGCTCAAGGGCGTACCGGTCCGCATCGAGATCGGCCCCCGCGACCTGGAGGCCGGCACCGCGATGCTGGCCCGCCGGATCCCGGGCGGGAAGACCCCCGTGCAGATCGACGCGCTCGCCGACCTGCTGCCCAAGGTGCTCGACGAGGACCAGGCGCAGCTGCTGCGCGAGTCCCGCGAGCGCCGTGAGGCCCGTACCTCGGACGTCTCGACCATCGAGGAGGCCGCCGAGGCCGCCATCGCCGGCGGCTGGGCGCGGATCCCGTGGGCGGACCTCGGTCCGGAGGGCGAGGCGAAGCTGGCCGAGCAGGCCGTCTCCGTGCGCTGCCTGATCGCCGCCGACGGGTCGGTTCCGGAGGCGGACGACGCCCCCGGTACCCTCGCGATCGTCGCGCGCTCCTACTGA
- the rpsP gene encoding 30S ribosomal protein S16, with product MAVKIKLKRLGKIRQPHYRIVVADARTRRDGRAIEEIGIYHPTYNPSRIEVNAERAQYWLSVGAQPTEAVLAILKLTGDWQAHKGLPAPAPLLQPETKESKRRSFDEFAKALEGIGEGKGEAITQKAKKADKKADEAEAAAESTEA from the coding sequence GTGGCAGTCAAGATCAAGCTCAAGCGCCTCGGCAAGATTCGCCAGCCGCACTACCGCATCGTCGTCGCCGACGCCCGCACCCGCCGGGATGGTCGCGCGATCGAGGAGATCGGTATCTACCACCCGACCTACAACCCGTCGCGCATCGAGGTCAACGCCGAGCGTGCGCAGTACTGGCTGTCCGTCGGCGCCCAGCCCACCGAGGCTGTGCTCGCCATCCTGAAGCTGACCGGTGACTGGCAGGCCCACAAGGGTCTCCCCGCCCCCGCGCCGCTCCTGCAGCCGGAGACGAAGGAGAGCAAGCGTCGCTCCTTCGACGAGTTCGCCAAGGCCCTCGAGGGCATCGGCGAGGGCAAGGGCGAGGCCATCACGCAGAAGGCCAAGAAGGCCGACAAGAAGGCGGACGAGGCTGAGGCCGCCGCCGAGTCGACCGAGGCCTGA
- a CDS encoding RNA-binding protein: MLEEALEHLVKGIVDNPDDVQVASRNLRRGQVLEVRVHPDDLGKVIGRNGRTARALRTVVGAIGGRGIRVDLVDVDQVR, translated from the coding sequence ATGCTCGAGGAGGCTCTTGAGCACCTCGTGAAGGGCATTGTGGACAACCCCGACGACGTGCAGGTCGCCTCGCGCAACCTGCGCCGCGGGCAGGTGCTCGAGGTCCGGGTCCACCCCGACGACCTCGGCAAGGTGATCGGCCGCAACGGTCGCACCGCACGTGCTCTGCGTACCGTCGTGGGCGCCATCGGCGGCCGGGGGATCCGCGTCGACCTCGTCGACGTGGACCAGGTCCGCTGA
- the rimM gene encoding ribosome maturation factor RimM (Essential for efficient processing of 16S rRNA), giving the protein MELVVARIGRAHGIKGEVTVEVRTDEPELRLSPGAVLKTEPASAGPLTVETGRVHSGRLLLRFAGVKDRTGAEALRNTLLIAEVDPAELPEEDDEYYDHQLMDLDVVLEDGTEIGRITEISHLPSQDLFIVERPDGSEVMIPFVEEIVAEIDLEEQRCVITPPPGLIDEREAIIDSTRDEDSGEEA; this is encoded by the coding sequence GTGGAGCTGGTAGTCGCGCGGATCGGCCGCGCCCACGGCATCAAGGGTGAGGTCACCGTCGAGGTGCGCACCGACGAGCCGGAACTGCGGCTCAGTCCCGGCGCCGTGCTCAAGACGGAACCCGCGTCGGCGGGACCGCTGACCGTCGAGACGGGCCGGGTGCACAGCGGCAGGCTGCTGCTCCGCTTCGCGGGCGTCAAGGACCGCACCGGCGCCGAGGCGCTGCGCAACACCCTGCTGATCGCGGAGGTGGACCCGGCGGAGCTCCCGGAAGAGGACGACGAGTACTACGACCACCAGCTGATGGACCTGGACGTGGTGCTGGAGGACGGCACCGAGATCGGCCGGATCACCGAAATCTCCCACCTGCCCTCGCAGGACCTCTTCATCGTCGAGCGGCCGGACGGCTCCGAGGTGATGATCCCCTTCGTCGAGGAGATCGTCGCCGAGATCGACCTGGAGGAGCAGCGCTGTGTCATCACCCCGCCGCCCGGGCTGATCGACGAGCGCGAAGCGATCATCGACTCGACCCGCGACGAGGACTCCGGGGAAGAAGCCTGA
- the trmD gene encoding tRNA (guanosine(37)-N1)-methyltransferase TrmD, with product MRLDVVTIFPEYLEPLNVSLVGKARARGQLDVHVHDLRDWTYDRHNTVDDTPYGGGPGMVMKTEPWGAALDAALADGYEAGAHGPVMVVPTPSGRPFTQELAVELSERPWLIFTPARYEGIDRRVMDEYATRMPVYEVSIGDYVLAGGEAAVLVVTEAVARLLPGVLGNAESHRDDSFAPGEMANLLEGPVYTKPPEWRGRGIPEVLLSGHHGKIARWRRDEAFRRTAQNRPDLIERCEAAAFDKKDREILSILGWKPSADGRFWRRPPAVEE from the coding sequence ATGCGTCTCGACGTCGTCACGATCTTCCCCGAGTACCTGGAGCCGCTGAACGTCTCCCTCGTCGGCAAGGCCCGCGCCCGCGGCCAGCTCGACGTACACGTCCACGACCTGCGGGACTGGACGTACGACCGGCACAACACCGTCGACGACACCCCGTACGGCGGCGGCCCCGGCATGGTCATGAAGACCGAGCCGTGGGGCGCGGCCCTGGACGCGGCGCTGGCCGACGGCTACGAGGCGGGCGCGCACGGGCCCGTCATGGTCGTCCCCACCCCCAGCGGCCGGCCCTTCACCCAGGAACTGGCCGTCGAGCTCTCCGAGCGGCCCTGGCTGATCTTCACGCCGGCCCGGTACGAGGGCATCGACCGCCGTGTCATGGACGAGTACGCCACGCGCATGCCGGTGTACGAGGTCTCCATCGGCGACTACGTCCTGGCGGGCGGCGAGGCCGCCGTACTCGTCGTCACCGAGGCCGTGGCCCGGCTGCTGCCGGGGGTGCTCGGCAACGCCGAATCGCACCGCGACGACTCCTTCGCCCCCGGTGAGATGGCCAATCTGCTGGAGGGGCCCGTCTACACGAAGCCGCCCGAGTGGCGCGGCCGGGGCATCCCCGAGGTGCTGCTCAGCGGCCACCACGGAAAGATCGCCCGTTGGCGCCGGGACGAGGCCTTCCGCCGGACCGCGCAGAACCGCCCCGACCTGATCGAGCGCTGTGAGGCCGCGGCCTTCGACAAGAAGGACCGGGAGATCCTCTCCATCCTGGGCTGGAAGCCGTCGGCCGACGGCCGATTTTGGCGCAGGCCCCCAGCCGTGGAAGAATAG
- the rplS gene encoding 50S ribosomal protein L19, with protein MSHLLDGVNAAALRSDVPAFRPGDTINVHVRVIEGNRSRIQQFKGVVIRRQGAGVSETFTVRKVSFSVGVERTFPVHSPIFEKIELVTRGDVRRAKLYYLRELRGKAAKIKEKRDN; from the coding sequence ATGTCTCACCTGCTCGATGGCGTCAACGCCGCCGCGCTCCGCTCGGACGTCCCGGCCTTCCGCCCGGGTGACACGATCAACGTGCACGTCCGCGTGATCGAGGGCAACCGCTCCCGTATCCAGCAGTTCAAGGGTGTCGTCATCCGCCGCCAGGGCGCCGGTGTCTCCGAGACCTTCACCGTTCGCAAGGTCTCCTTCAGCGTCGGCGTGGAGCGTACCTTCCCGGTCCACTCCCCGATCTTCGAGAAGATCGAGCTCGTCACCCGCGGTGACGTGCGCCGTGCCAAGCTGTACTACCTCCGTGAGCTCCGCGGCAAGGCCGCGAAGATCAAGGAGAAGCGCGACAACTGA
- the lepB gene encoding signal peptidase I codes for MDTEAPHTQRGHSSPGEGEGRSRFAFSSPRTRRQRPAWRLTWRRAGVLGVVCTVFLLLLSNFVVQPFLIPSRSMEPTLEVGDRVLVDKLAYRFGDQPRRGDMVVFDGTGSFVRERPAGHPVGEALHGAASALGLAQPSDTDFVKRVVGVGGDDVVCCDAGGRIKVNGLPLEEPYLYPGDAPSKVPFRIVVPVGTLWVMGDHRSQSRDSRDHLGEPGGGMVPVEKVIGRAAWIGWPVSRWGTAGGGHG; via the coding sequence ATGGACACCGAAGCACCTCACACGCAGCGCGGCCACTCTTCCCCCGGCGAGGGGGAGGGGCGGTCGCGTTTTGCGTTCTCGTCGCCGCGGACGCGGCGGCAACGGCCGGCCTGGCGGCTGACGTGGCGGCGGGCCGGAGTGCTCGGCGTGGTCTGCACCGTCTTCCTGCTGCTGCTCAGCAACTTCGTGGTGCAGCCCTTCCTGATTCCGAGCCGCTCGATGGAGCCGACGCTCGAGGTCGGGGACCGGGTGCTGGTCGACAAGCTGGCGTACCGTTTCGGCGATCAGCCGCGCCGCGGGGACATGGTGGTCTTCGACGGCACCGGGTCCTTCGTACGGGAACGCCCCGCGGGCCATCCGGTCGGTGAGGCCCTGCACGGCGCGGCCTCGGCGCTCGGGCTCGCTCAGCCGTCCGACACCGACTTCGTCAAGCGGGTCGTGGGCGTCGGCGGGGACGACGTGGTGTGCTGTGATGCGGGCGGGCGCATCAAGGTCAACGGCCTCCCGCTGGAGGAGCCGTACCTGTACCCGGGCGACGCACCTTCGAAGGTGCCCTTCCGGATCGTCGTACCAGTTGGGACCCTGTGGGTGATGGGTGACCATCGATCCCAGTCCAGGGACTCGCGAGACCACCTGGGAGAACCGGGCGGGGGGATGGTGCCGGTGGAGAAGGTGATCGGGCGGGCCGCGTGGATAGGCTGGCCCGTCTCGCGCTGGGGCACGGCCGGGGGCGGGCATGGGTAG
- the lepB gene encoding signal peptidase I: MGSRGRPRGRQKREPEWELEFEPEPEPQPEPVPVVEGGRAERRRLARRVKRRRRTRRAGELPLLVAVALCIALVLKTFLVQAFFIPSGSMEQTIRIGDRVLVDKLTPWFGSKVERGDVVVFKDPGGWLKGEVARPAPDPVGVKQVKQALTFIGLLPSADEQDLIKRVIGVGGDTVMCCDARGRVTVNGSPLDEPYVNEGNTPSDIRFEVQVPTGRLFVMGDHRANSADSRFHLDEAFDGTIDENGVVGEAVVIAWPFGHWRRLETPATFRMVPDQARREARGRRRRRRGPLFA, encoded by the coding sequence ATGGGTAGCCGCGGGCGGCCGCGCGGCCGTCAGAAACGCGAACCCGAATGGGAACTCGAGTTTGAACCCGAGCCGGAGCCGCAGCCGGAGCCCGTCCCGGTGGTGGAGGGCGGCCGGGCCGAGCGGCGCAGGCTGGCCCGCCGGGTGAAGCGCCGGCGCCGTACGCGCCGGGCCGGTGAACTGCCCCTGCTGGTGGCCGTGGCGCTGTGCATCGCCCTGGTCCTCAAGACCTTCCTGGTGCAGGCCTTCTTCATCCCGTCGGGCTCGATGGAGCAGACCATCCGGATCGGCGACCGGGTACTGGTGGACAAGCTGACCCCGTGGTTCGGATCCAAGGTCGAGCGCGGCGACGTCGTCGTGTTCAAGGACCCCGGCGGCTGGCTCAAGGGCGAGGTCGCCCGGCCCGCCCCCGACCCGGTCGGCGTCAAGCAGGTCAAACAGGCACTCACCTTCATCGGACTGTTGCCCTCGGCCGACGAGCAGGACCTGATCAAGCGCGTCATCGGCGTCGGCGGGGACACCGTCATGTGCTGTGACGCCAGGGGCCGGGTCACCGTCAACGGCTCGCCGCTCGATGAGCCGTACGTGAACGAGGGCAACACGCCCTCGGACATCCGCTTCGAGGTACAGGTGCCGACGGGCCGGCTCTTCGTGATGGGCGACCACCGGGCGAATTCGGCGGACTCCCGCTTCCACCTCGACGAGGCCTTCGACGGGACCATCGACGAGAACGGGGTCGTGGGGGAGGCCGTGGTCATCGCCTGGCCCTTCGGGCACTGGCGCCGGCTGGAGACGCCCGCCACCTTCCGGATGGTGCCCGATCAGGCCCGCCGCGAGGCACGCGGGCGTCGTCGACGCCGACGGGGCCCGCTGTTCGCATAG
- the lepB gene encoding signal peptidase I: MAVGARSGRDEGEERPDDDAAMSEAEEDGGTAARPHRSFWKELPLLIGIALLLALLIKTFLVQAFSIPSDSMQDTLQRGDRVLVDKLTPWFGSEPERGEVVVFHDPADWLSGEPTPEPNLAQQILSKIGLMPDAAEKDLIKRTIAIGGDTVECKKGGPVVVNGKALDEPYIYPGNTPCDDAPFGPITVPKGKIWVMGDHRQNSQDSRYHMQDSTQGFVPVDKVVGRAVVVAWPITRWSTLPIPDTFDQPGIGNQTKAAALGLGASGLAPVGLGPAALGLTGAVPLVMWRRRRLTGGRTAG; this comes from the coding sequence GTGGCGGTAGGCGCACGTTCCGGACGCGACGAGGGCGAGGAGCGGCCGGACGACGACGCTGCCATGAGCGAGGCCGAGGAGGACGGCGGTACCGCGGCGCGCCCGCACCGCTCGTTCTGGAAGGAGCTTCCGCTCCTGATCGGTATCGCCCTGCTGCTGGCCCTGCTGATCAAAACCTTCCTGGTCCAGGCGTTCTCGATCCCGTCCGACTCGATGCAGGACACCCTGCAGCGCGGGGACCGGGTTCTGGTGGACAAGCTGACCCCCTGGTTCGGCTCCGAGCCCGAGCGCGGCGAGGTCGTCGTCTTCCACGACCCGGCGGACTGGCTGTCCGGAGAGCCCACCCCGGAGCCGAACCTCGCCCAGCAGATCCTCAGCAAGATCGGCCTGATGCCGGACGCCGCCGAGAAGGACCTGATCAAGCGGACCATCGCCATCGGCGGGGACACGGTCGAGTGCAAGAAGGGGGGACCGGTCGTCGTCAACGGCAAGGCGCTCGACGAGCCGTACATCTACCCCGGCAACACCCCGTGCGACGACGCCCCGTTCGGCCCGATCACCGTGCCCAAGGGCAAGATCTGGGTGATGGGCGACCACCGGCAGAACTCCCAGGACTCCCGCTACCACATGCAGGACTCCACCCAGGGCTTCGTGCCGGTCGACAAGGTCGTCGGGCGGGCCGTGGTGGTCGCGTGGCCGATCACCCGCTGGTCCACCCTGCCGATCCCGGACACCTTCGACCAGCCGGGCATCGGCAACCAGACCAAGGCCGCCGCGCTGGGCCTCGGCGCCTCCGGGCTCGCGCCGGTGGGGCTCGGCCCGGCCGCGCTGGGGCTCACCGGCGCTGTGCCGCTCGTCATGTGGCGCCGACGGAGGCTGACTGGCGGGCGTACCGCCGGGTAG
- the lepB gene encoding signal peptidase I has translation MGGTQAIRSGKDGHGGLGNVLSGIAVAVGFALFLGGFVWGAFVYRPYTVPTDSMTPTVVPGDRVLAQRIDGGEVRRGDVVIFTDSMWSDSPMVKRVVGIGGDTVKCCGAAGELTVNGTALDEPYIDATKPDSGLPMPPGQTTTPGTPFEVTVPEGNLFLMGDHRSGSLDSRAHLQEAGQGTVPRSAVSARVDALAWPSMKMLERPPTYSGLPGGVSGPGPLRLQLAAVVVGAALVVLGAAYGPLARVLGRGRRRERADAR, from the coding sequence ATGGGCGGAACACAGGCAATACGCAGTGGCAAGGACGGCCACGGTGGTCTCGGCAACGTGTTGTCGGGTATCGCCGTGGCCGTCGGCTTTGCGCTCTTCCTCGGCGGTTTCGTGTGGGGGGCGTTCGTCTACCGGCCCTACACCGTGCCCACCGACTCGATGACGCCCACCGTCGTGCCCGGGGACCGGGTGCTGGCGCAGCGCATCGACGGCGGTGAGGTGCGCCGCGGGGACGTGGTCATCTTTACTGATTCCATGTGGAGCGATTCGCCCATGGTCAAGCGGGTCGTCGGCATCGGCGGCGACACCGTGAAGTGCTGCGGCGCCGCCGGCGAGCTCACCGTGAACGGCACGGCCCTGGACGAGCCCTACATCGACGCCACCAAGCCCGACTCGGGGCTTCCCATGCCGCCCGGGCAGACCACCACCCCCGGCACGCCCTTCGAGGTGACGGTGCCGGAGGGCAACCTCTTCCTGATGGGTGACCACCGGAGCGGCTCCCTGGACTCCCGGGCGCACCTCCAGGAGGCCGGACAGGGCACCGTGCCCCGGTCGGCCGTCAGTGCCCGGGTCGACGCCCTCGCCTGGCCCTCCATGAAGATGCTGGAGCGGCCGCCGACGTATTCCGGGCTGCCCGGCGGGGTCTCCGGGCCCGGGCCGCTGCGGCTGCAGCTGGCGGCCGTGGTCGTGGGCGCCGCCCTGGTGGTGCTGGGGGCCGCGTACGGGCCGCTCGCACGGGTACTCGGGCGCGGCCGACGGCGGGAGCGGGCCGATGCCCGCTGA
- a CDS encoding NUDIX hydrolase, whose product MPAEAASAPGCRKVSRVILLDPADRILLLHGFEPADPADEWWFTPGGGLEGDESREDAALRELAEETGITQVELGPVLWHRYCSFPFDGRRWEQDEWYFLARTAQTATEMGGLTELERRSVAGARWWTSEELLAAHETVYPTRLAELLRTLLDDGPPGAPVVLAPEIV is encoded by the coding sequence ATGCCCGCTGAAGCGGCATCGGCGCCGGGCTGCCGGAAGGTGTCGCGGGTGATCCTGCTGGACCCGGCGGACCGGATCCTGCTGCTGCACGGCTTCGAACCGGCGGATCCCGCGGACGAGTGGTGGTTCACCCCGGGCGGCGGGCTGGAGGGCGACGAGAGCCGGGAGGACGCCGCGCTGCGGGAGCTGGCGGAGGAGACGGGGATCACACAGGTCGAATTGGGGCCCGTGCTGTGGCACCGGTACTGCTCGTTCCCCTTCGACGGGCGCCGCTGGGAGCAGGACGAGTGGTACTTCCTGGCCCGTACCGCCCAGACGGCGACCGAGATGGGCGGCCTCACGGAGCTGGAGCGACGCAGCGTCGCCGGAGCCAGGTGGTGGACCTCCGAGGAACTTCTCGCGGCCCATGAGACGGTGTACCCGACCAGACTCGCCGAGCTGCTCCGGACGCTGCTCGACGACGGTCCTCCGGGTGCGCCGGTGGTCCTGGCCCCGGAAATCGTTTAG